agtcacccagcagctgcatgtggaggagcggagacgcgaacccggttccccagattatgagtctaccactcttaaccactacaccacactggctctcagagggcATTAGTAAGCCCTACCCTTTTCCATTATGATAAAAACCATTCTGTTTTGGTCACAGAAGCTACCGGTAGCCCATATGAAAGGCTTATAGGAAATATAAGGGCAGTTATGATGCTCAGCAGCTGTTTCCAGGATACCTTCTCCTCGAGCACTCAGAAAAGAAACTGAGCATCATGCCTGGAACCCACAAGCAGTATCAAAATACACATAATGAAACaatgaagatgggggggggatgggggatggACGAAAGCTACATTTGGACTTACCGTTTGGTTATCTTCATACAGCTTCAAGTCATATCCACTCAGCTCCACACAGAAAATTATTGCTGTAACCCCCTCAAAACAGTGGATCCATTTTTTGCGCTCAGACCTCTGCCCGCCAACGTCCACCATTTTAAAAGTCAGCTCTTTGAAAGTAAACTTATTTTCCACAATCCCTGTGGTCATGTCCCGAGAGCGCAGAATGTCTTCAACTGTTGGGATGTAATCTAATGCAGCAATCCTTTCTAGGTCATTCAAGTAGTAGGCAGCATTATCCTCTAGATGGTACTCGTTGGAGCGACAGAAACACTCCTGTACCCCGGGGTCAGCCCAGAGCCTCTTCATCACCCCAAGCAGCTCAGGCGTGATCTCCCCTTTGCTTTCCGCAGGGCCCGTCAGAGCAAAAAGCTGCACCGCATCGTAGGCGCGATCGGGATTGTGGAACTCGATTTTCAGAGTCGCCAGGGCGCGGATGATGCGAGTGAGGGAGTCGATGGCGTTATAGATAATCAAAGGCTTGTACTCCTTGCAGGCCTCCAAGTTGAAGCCACCACTGTGGATAATTTTCATTTGCTTGACAATGGTGCTTTTGCCAGAGTTGCTGGTGCCCAGGAGTAAGAGCTTGATCTCGCGCCGCTGCCGCTGACTCTCAGAGCGCAGGTGGCGGTCAATTCTCCGGGACCGCCGCGCTGCCTCTTTCTCCTCAGAGCTTTGCCTACATCCCATGGTACAGCAGAGACTAGCAGAAGGGGATAGCtgtagactctctctctctctctctctctctctctctctctctctctctctgctttccagAAATAACTGCAGCAATTCTTTTTATCAGGTGTATCTTCTGAGAGCAGGGTGAGAGTACTGTCCAATTTGTGATGCCCTCCAATAGACCAGGACCAAGTACTTCAGTCCCAGGAAGGTTGCAAAGTCATAACAGACAACCACAAACAAACAGTAGCTTCAGCAGAGCTCATTAGCACTCCCATTTTCTGAGGAAGCATTTGCACGTTCCTCTTATGGAAGGGAAGCTTTCCTTGCCCACAGAGTGGTCAAAATCTGCCCAGTGTCCCCTTTTGCTCTCCTGCATAGCTCTCCTGCACAAAGGCAAGGAGGAGGTGCCCTGGCTTCTGCTGCACTTCTAAGTTTCACTCGTAGTTTCCAGTTGCTGTAGCAATGCCATCAGGTGCAGTGAAAACTCCTGTCCAGTCTTGTGCTGCATTTATTCGGCTTCCCTTTCAGACGTGATTCTTTATGCTTGTCAAGTTTGGGTACATGAAGCCACAGTCTCCCCCTGTTAAAACAGTGGGACAGAGGGGGAAACATTAAATGAACTTCTTTAACTGGGGGACTTGAACATCTTATCCTCCCCCAAGCAAGCAACCCAAATAGAAAGCAGGAAATCTTGGAATGGAGCAAAAACACGGCTTGCTGAAGGCTGAGGAGCCCTGGAGATTGTGTGCTTGGCACAAAAGCAAACCTAATCCCTTTGTCATTCCAGCCTGATGTTTTTATTACCCAAACCCACATGAGCTGTTTACAAGCTCTTCTCTTGAAGAAGACAGCCCTCGTCTTCCTGCACAGTCCTGTCCTAACTAGTTTTTCCCAAAATGAAGGAAATAAGAGGGAAAGGGAGACAGATGCACCATTTCCTTCCCTGTTGCCTCAGAGTCCAACACCCGTTGAATGCACATGTGca
This is a stretch of genomic DNA from Lacerta agilis isolate rLacAgi1 chromosome 17, rLacAgi1.pri, whole genome shotgun sequence. It encodes these proteins:
- the GNAZ gene encoding guanine nucleotide-binding protein G(z) subunit alpha: MGCRQSSEEKEAARRSRRIDRHLRSESQRQRREIKLLLLGTSNSGKSTIVKQMKIIHSGGFNLEACKEYKPLIIYNAIDSLTRIIRALATLKIEFHNPDRAYDAVQLFALTGPAESKGEITPELLGVMKRLWADPGVQECFCRSNEYHLEDNAAYYLNDLERIAALDYIPTVEDILRSRDMTTGIVENKFTFKELTFKMVDVGGQRSERKKWIHCFEGVTAIIFCVELSGYDLKLYEDNQTSRMAESLRLFDSICNNNWFINTSLILFLNKKDLLAEKIRRIPLTVCFPEYKGQNTYEEAAVYIQRQFEDLNRNKETKEIYSHFTCATDTSNIQFVFDAVTDVIIQNNLKYIGLC